The following proteins are encoded in a genomic region of Pan troglodytes isolate AG18354 chromosome 2, NHGRI_mPanTro3-v2.0_pri, whole genome shotgun sequence:
- the SNRK gene encoding SNF-related serine/threonine-protein kinase isoform X2, with product MLVCGQPPFQEANDSETLTMIMDCKYTVPSHVSKECKDLITRMLQRDPKRRASLEEIENHPWLQGVDPSPATKYNIPLVSYKNLSEEEHNSIIQRMVLGDIADRDAIVEALETNRYNHITATYFLLAERILREKQEKEIQTRSASPSNIKAQFRQSWPTKIDVPQDLEDDLTATPLSHTTVPQSPARAADSVLNGHRSKGLCDSAKKDDLPELAGPALSTVPPASLKPTASGRKCLFRVEEDEEEDEEDKKPMSLSTQVVLRRKPSVTNRLTSRKSAPVLNQIFEEGESDDEFDMDENLPPKLSRLKMNIASPGTVHKRYHRRKSQGRGSSCSSSETSDDDSESRRRLDKDSGFTYSWHRRDSSEGPPGSEGDGGGQSKPSNASGGVDKASPSENNAGGGSPSSGSGGNPTNTSGTTRRCAGPSNSMQLASRSAGELVESLKLMSLCLGSQLHGSTKYIIDPQNGLSFSSVKVQEKSTWKMCISSTGNAGQAPAVGGIKFFSDHMADTTTELERIKSKNLKNNVLQLPLCEKTISVNIQRNPKEGLLCASSPASCCHVI from the exons CCTAATCACACGGATGCTACAGAGAGATCCCAAGAGAAGGGCTTCTTTAGAAGAGATTGAAAATCATCCTTGGCTTCAGGGAGTGGACCCTTCACCAGCTACAAAGTATAACATTCCCCTTGTGTCATACAAAAATCTCTCGGAAGAGGAGCACAACAGCATCATTCAGCGCATGGTGCTTGGGGACATAGCGGATCGAGACGCCATTGTAGA AGCCCTGGAAACCAACAGGTATAACCATATCACAGCCACATACTTCCTGCTGGCTGAAAGGATCCTgagagaaaagcaagagaaagaaatacagaccAGATCTGCAAGCCCGAGCAATATCAAGGCCCAGTTTAg GCAGTCATGGCCAACCAAAATTGATGTACCCCAGGACCTTGAGGATGACCTCACGGCCACTCCTTTGTCCCACACGACTGTCCCTCAGTCTCCTGCTCGGGCTGCTGACAGTGTCCTCAATGGCCACAGGAGCAAAGGCCTGTGTGACTCAGCTAAGAAAGATGACCTCCCTGAGTTGGCTGGACCAGCACTCTCTACGGTGCCACCCGCAAGCTTAAAACCCACAGCCAGTGGgcggaagtgtctgttcagggtggaagaagatgaagaggaagatgaggaggacAAGAAACCCATGTCTCTCTCAACACAAGTGGTTTTGCGCCGGAAGCCATCTGTAACCAACCGCCTGACATCCAGGAAGAGTGCGCCCGTCCTCAACCAGATCTTTGAGGAAGGGGAGTCTGATGATGAGTTTGACATGGATGAGAATCTGCCTCCCAAGTTGAGCAGGTTAAAGATGAATATAGCTTCTCCAGGTACAGTTCACAAACGCTACCACCGGAGGAAAAGTCAGGGCCGGGGCTCCAGCTGCAGTAGTTCGGAGACCAGTGATGATGATTCTGAAAGCCGGCGGCGGCTCGATAAAGATAGCGGGTTCACCTACTCCTGGCACCGACGGGATAGCAGCGAGGGGCCCCCTGGCAGTGAGGGGGATGGCGGGGGCCAGAGCAAGCCGAGCAATGCCAGTGGAGGGGTGGACAAGGCCAGCCCCAGTGAGAACAATGCTGGTGGGGGCAGCCCCTCCAGCGGCTCGGGTGGCAACCCCACCAATACATCGGGTACCACACGCCGCTGTGCCGGCCCCAGCAACTCCATGCAGCTGGCCTCTCGCAGTGCTGGGGAGCTCGTTGAGAGCCTCAAACTCATGAGCCTCTGCCTCGGCTCCCAGCTTCATGGGAGCACCAAGTACATTATTGATCCACAGAATGGCTTGTCATTTTCCAGTGTGAAAGTCCAAGAGAAATCTACATGGAAAATGTGCATTAGCTCCACAGGGAATGCAGGGCAGGCCCCTGCAGTGGGCGGCATAAAGTTTTTCTCTGACCACATGGCAGATACCACCACTGAATTGGAACGGATAAAGAGCAAGAACCTGAAAAATAACGTGCTGCAGCTACCTCTGTGCGAAAAGACCATCTCTGTGAACATCCAGCGGAACCCTAAGGAGGGGCTGCTGTGCGCATCCAGCCCAGCCAGCTGTTGCCATGTCATCTGA